One Pseudomonas sp. FP1742 genomic window carries:
- a CDS encoding ATPase domain-containing protein encodes MTTSNELISAKAGTGIEGLDDILAGGLSRSHLFLLEGEPGTGKTTVALHFLLAGTRAGERSLYITLSETERELRQGALSHGWELDENIHIFELTPPESLLNAEHQQSLLYSSDLELGEATKQIFEVVERVKPTRVVLDSLSEIRLLAQSSLRYRRQILAIKHYFVRYDATVLLLDDLTTESLDKTVHSVAHGVIRLEELTPNYGAERRRIRVVKYRGQKYRGGFHDFTIMGDGVHVFPRLVAAEHRGRYTRQQLTSGITEMDALLGGGIETGSSTLILGPAGTGKSLISMIFAAAAVARGEKAALFIFDEELGLLFERMKNIGIDLQALQDTGNLMIEQVDAAELSPGEFSHRVRRYVDEGQIKTVVIDSINGYQAAMPEENALVLHMHELLLYLNRQGAATFMTVAQHGLVGDMQAPVDITYLADTVILLRYFEALGKVRRAISIIKKRTGSHESTIREYRISSQGITIGEPLDAFQGVLRGVPTYMGASNPLLQEDAK; translated from the coding sequence TTGACTACATCTAACGAGTTGATCAGCGCAAAAGCCGGCACCGGTATCGAAGGTCTGGATGACATCCTGGCCGGTGGATTGTCCCGCAGCCATCTGTTCTTGCTGGAGGGTGAACCCGGAACCGGCAAAACCACCGTCGCGTTGCATTTTCTGTTGGCCGGCACCCGCGCCGGCGAACGCTCGTTGTACATCACGCTGTCGGAAACCGAGCGCGAGTTGCGCCAGGGCGCGTTGTCTCACGGCTGGGAGCTCGATGAGAACATCCACATCTTCGAGTTGACGCCGCCGGAAAGCCTGCTCAATGCCGAGCATCAGCAGAGCCTGCTGTACTCCTCGGACCTGGAGCTGGGTGAAGCTACCAAACAGATTTTCGAAGTAGTCGAACGGGTCAAGCCGACTCGCGTGGTGCTCGACAGCCTGTCCGAAATCCGTCTGTTGGCCCAGAGTTCTTTGCGTTATCGCCGGCAGATTCTGGCCATCAAGCATTACTTCGTGCGCTACGACGCCACGGTGCTGCTGCTCGATGACCTGACCACCGAATCCCTCGACAAAACCGTGCACAGCGTGGCCCATGGAGTGATTCGTCTCGAAGAGCTGACGCCCAACTACGGTGCCGAACGCCGGCGCATCCGCGTGGTGAAATACCGCGGCCAGAAATACCGTGGAGGTTTCCATGACTTCACCATCATGGGCGACGGCGTGCATGTGTTCCCGCGCCTGGTCGCGGCCGAACACCGCGGGCGTTATACCCGCCAGCAGCTGACCAGTGGCATCACGGAAATGGACGCCCTGCTCGGTGGCGGTATCGAGACGGGCTCCAGCACGTTGATTCTCGGTCCGGCCGGGACCGGCAAATCGCTGATCTCGATGATCTTCGCCGCTGCGGCCGTGGCCCGTGGTGAGAAGGCCGCGCTGTTCATCTTCGATGAAGAGCTGGGACTGCTGTTCGAACGGATGAAAAACATCGGCATCGACCTTCAGGCATTGCAAGACACCGGCAACCTGATGATCGAGCAAGTGGACGCCGCCGAATTGTCCCCCGGCGAGTTCTCCCACCGGGTTCGCCGTTATGTCGATGAGGGTCAGATCAAAACCGTGGTGATCGACAGCATCAACGGCTATCAGGCCGCGATGCCCGAGGAAAATGCGCTGGTGCTGCACATGCACGAGTTGCTGCTGTACCTCAATCGTCAGGGCGCCGCGACGTTCATGACCGTCGCTCAGCATGGGCTGGTCGGGGACATGCAGGCGCCCGTCGACATTACCTATCTGGCCGACACCGTCATTCTGTTGCGCTACTTCGAGGCGCTGGGCAAGGTTCGCCGGGCAATCTCGATCATCAAGAAACGCACCGGCAGCCACGAATCGACCATTCGCGAATACCGCATCAGCAGCCAGGGCATCACCATCGGTGAGCCGCTGGATGCATTCCAGGGTGTGTTGCGCGGCGTGCCGACTTACATGGGCGCGAGTAATCCGTTGCTTCAGGAAGACGCCAAGTGA
- a CDS encoding lipopolysaccharide assembly protein LapB, with amino-acid sequence MPQSRRYLLISLCALLALALAWFFLRSTTPVVPETIRRGYSEALTQARAGQPGAARVLYQQLGRPDLSAKRRVWLHAELPNYPSPQALKLASADLQHPSADVRIAAIKSISGLVPNGQRSLLLGPLLDDSDQNVRFVAVNALLGLSPDELGLYFGPLEQAIDAWEQVLKRQPESADTQYQLARLHLHNAELKDAQQALERTLQLAPGNLPALVMQIEVLDRQGQSDAAQQLLARQLKAQPDSAYLQHALGLWLLHHGQSEFALLGLSKAVELEPDNKDYRYDLATTLHDEQELEAAQKQLQEIVQRHPADRKARVLLINYWKESGQLQNVQILLAQLEQLNPDDPALQQGL; translated from the coding sequence ATGCCTCAGTCCCGCCGCTATCTGCTCATCAGCCTCTGCGCACTGCTTGCCCTCGCCCTCGCCTGGTTTTTTTTACGCAGCACGACGCCTGTCGTGCCGGAGACGATCCGACGTGGCTACAGCGAAGCGCTGACCCAGGCACGCGCGGGTCAACCGGGGGCGGCGCGGGTTCTTTACCAGCAATTAGGCCGCCCCGACCTGTCCGCCAAGCGCCGCGTCTGGCTGCATGCCGAACTGCCCAACTACCCCAGCCCGCAAGCTTTGAAACTGGCGAGTGCGGACCTGCAACATCCATCGGCGGATGTACGCATCGCGGCGATCAAGAGCATCAGCGGTTTAGTCCCCAACGGACAGCGCAGCCTGTTGCTCGGGCCCTTGCTCGATGACAGCGACCAAAACGTCCGGTTTGTGGCGGTCAACGCCTTGTTGGGCCTGTCCCCGGATGAGTTGGGGTTGTATTTCGGGCCATTGGAACAAGCCATCGATGCCTGGGAACAGGTCCTCAAGCGTCAGCCGGAAAGTGCCGACACCCAGTACCAACTGGCCCGCCTGCATTTGCACAACGCCGAACTGAAGGACGCGCAACAGGCATTGGAGCGCACGTTGCAACTGGCCCCCGGCAACTTGCCGGCCTTGGTGATGCAGATCGAAGTGCTGGATCGACAGGGCCAGAGCGATGCCGCCCAGCAATTGTTGGCCAGGCAGTTAAAGGCCCAGCCCGATTCGGCCTACCTGCAACATGCGTTGGGGCTCTGGCTGCTGCATCACGGGCAAAGTGAGTTCGCACTGCTCGGGCTGTCGAAAGCCGTGGAACTTGAGCCCGACAACAAGGATTACCGCTACGACCTGGCCACCACGCTGCATGACGAGCAGGAGCTGGAGGCCGCACAGAAACAGCTGCAGGAAATCGTCCAGCGCCACCCTGCCGATCGCAAGGCGCGCGTACTGTTGATCAACTACTGGAAGGAAAGCGGGCAGTTGCAGAACGTGCAGATCCTGCTGGCGCAGCTGGAACAGCTAAACCCCGACGATCCGGCGTTGCAGCAAGGGCTATAA
- a CDS encoding bestrophin family protein, with product MIVRPKPNLLGMLFSLKGSIAKRIALRSLLVTLLASVIVLVETWHPAYFSRVNATPFTLLGLSLSIFMSFRNNACYDRWWEGRKHLGQLIIEVRSLIRQTQGLMTAAERELVLRELCGFAHGLIARLRFENEVNAITPWTQDAPDAAHPNITDAVLQRIGIRCSALAERGQISEWRYTQLETRLVSLSQVQASCERIKSTPLPFPYTLLLHRTIYLFCILLPFAMAEPLGWLTPVITAIVSYTFFGLDEIGDDLEDPFGFDENDLPCNAILRTLEREVLAALGQTDLPAALEPDDYVLN from the coding sequence ATGATTGTGCGTCCCAAACCGAATCTGCTCGGCATGCTGTTCTCTCTTAAAGGCTCGATTGCCAAACGCATTGCCTTGCGCAGTTTGTTGGTGACCCTGCTGGCGTCGGTGATCGTGCTGGTGGAGACCTGGCACCCGGCGTATTTCTCCAGGGTCAACGCCACGCCGTTCACCCTGCTGGGTCTGTCGTTGTCGATCTTCATGAGCTTTCGTAACAACGCTTGCTACGACCGCTGGTGGGAGGGCCGCAAGCATCTGGGGCAGTTGATCATCGAAGTCCGCTCGTTGATTCGCCAAACCCAGGGGCTGATGACGGCGGCCGAACGTGAGCTTGTGCTGCGTGAACTCTGCGGTTTCGCCCATGGCCTGATCGCCCGCCTGCGTTTTGAAAACGAGGTGAACGCCATCACACCGTGGACGCAGGACGCCCCGGACGCAGCGCACCCGAATATCACTGACGCGGTTTTGCAGCGGATCGGCATCCGGTGCTCGGCCCTCGCCGAACGCGGTCAGATCAGCGAGTGGCGTTATACCCAACTGGAAACGCGACTGGTCAGTCTCAGTCAGGTCCAGGCCAGTTGCGAACGCATCAAAAGCACGCCACTGCCCTTCCCCTACACCCTGTTGCTGCACCGCACCATTTATCTGTTCTGCATTCTGCTGCCGTTTGCCATGGCCGAACCCCTTGGCTGGTTGACTCCGGTGATCACCGCCATTGTCAGTTACACCTTTTTCGGCCTCGACGAAATCGGTGACGACCTGGAAGACCCGTTCGGCTTCGATGAGAACGATCTGCCGTGCAATGCGATTTTGCGCACACTGGAACGCGAAGTGCTGGCAGCGCTGGGGCAAACCGACTTGCCAGCGGCCCTTGAGCCAGACGACTACGTGCTGAACTGA
- a CDS encoding FUSC family protein: MSTPMQPLLQYFKAILNPGWEVLLFALRTIVAGLLTLYLAFVFDLDQPKWSIMAVIIVSQPLGGMALARSFGQIIGTTLGAAVAVLIMAIFPQAPLPFIITLALWLALCTAGGTLLRYTSSQAFVLSGYTAVVVALLAQPDQEGTFLLAVTRVTETLLAVACVCVVSLLTARPEAVARGYFAKIDQVIKLLATHAAAVIRTEESEADFHQRQMQLLGEISALEGLRRHLYFDAPRLRSADSLVQLLGNQLVLLTSRLTALRHQRQLLTERWKGALPEEIQHLRAEELAFLDELAVQGRSLSNEARHHFGALQQRFDDQAYKAEQLTETMPATLRSLAWALRWEQARMLEQLGQILELSDAIQDGREASCVFRGQENPLHLDFTLAAMNAIRAFTALLVAGLIWIETAWDGARGGMIVVGILCSLMATFPRPLLASQSFARGLGLALVVSALYLFMLMPMISDFELLALLLAPLLYAVAVGLASPPTTGTGIGLGLTTLLLLGPQNVGIGQNSAIQWFEFAGAYISAAAMALSVYALIFPFRPDLRIRRLFNESCEQVYALLKTPATDEQQFAFESRMVDRLTMMLGLLPATNEKHSRELFEVSLGCMALGVALNQLRQQGRSNTLLSTEQQNRLLAAVRETGQLIAGRPGIDPERLLGNLRVLGDEMDDLHLDVHEHLWSVFRMRVALLIVVSFLERHRKYFQPADKEGVPALAH; encoded by the coding sequence ATGAGCACGCCCATGCAACCGTTGCTTCAATACTTCAAGGCTATTCTCAATCCTGGATGGGAGGTGCTGCTGTTTGCCCTGAGAACCATCGTGGCCGGATTGCTGACGCTGTACCTGGCTTTTGTGTTCGACCTCGACCAACCCAAGTGGTCGATCATGGCGGTGATCATCGTCAGCCAGCCATTGGGCGGCATGGCTCTGGCCCGAAGTTTCGGCCAGATCATCGGCACCACGCTGGGCGCGGCAGTCGCGGTATTGATCATGGCCATTTTCCCCCAGGCGCCGCTGCCCTTCATTATCACCCTGGCCTTATGGCTGGCGCTGTGTACCGCCGGTGGCACCTTGTTGCGCTACACCAGCTCCCAGGCGTTTGTTCTGAGCGGTTACACGGCGGTGGTGGTGGCATTGCTGGCGCAACCCGACCAGGAGGGCACGTTCCTGCTGGCCGTCACCCGTGTGACTGAAACATTATTGGCGGTGGCTTGCGTGTGTGTCGTCAGTCTTCTGACCGCGCGACCGGAGGCGGTGGCCCGGGGTTACTTCGCCAAGATCGATCAAGTGATCAAGCTGCTCGCGACTCACGCGGCAGCGGTCATTCGAACCGAGGAAAGCGAGGCCGATTTCCACCAGCGGCAAATGCAATTGTTGGGTGAGATCAGCGCCCTTGAAGGGCTGCGTCGGCATTTGTATTTCGATGCGCCACGGTTACGCAGTGCCGATAGCCTGGTGCAGTTGCTCGGCAATCAACTGGTGCTGCTGACTTCGCGGCTGACGGCATTGCGTCACCAGCGGCAACTGCTCACCGAGCGCTGGAAAGGCGCGTTGCCGGAAGAAATACAACATTTGCGTGCCGAGGAACTGGCGTTTCTCGATGAATTGGCCGTGCAAGGGCGCTCATTGTCGAACGAGGCGCGGCACCATTTCGGCGCGCTGCAACAGCGCTTCGATGACCAGGCCTACAAGGCCGAACAACTCACTGAGACGATGCCTGCCACCCTGCGCTCACTGGCCTGGGCATTGCGCTGGGAGCAGGCGCGGATGTTGGAGCAACTGGGGCAGATTCTGGAACTGAGTGACGCGATCCAGGACGGACGTGAAGCCAGTTGCGTGTTCCGCGGCCAGGAAAACCCGTTGCATCTGGACTTCACGTTGGCGGCAATGAACGCAATCCGGGCATTTACCGCGTTGCTGGTGGCCGGTCTGATCTGGATCGAGACCGCTTGGGATGGGGCCCGTGGCGGGATGATCGTGGTGGGGATTCTCTGTTCGCTGATGGCGACTTTTCCGCGACCGTTGCTGGCCAGTCAAAGCTTTGCTAGGGGGTTGGGTCTGGCCTTGGTGGTGTCGGCACTCTATCTGTTCATGCTGATGCCGATGATCAGTGATTTCGAGTTACTCGCTTTGCTGCTGGCCCCATTGCTGTATGCCGTCGCGGTGGGGCTGGCCAGCCCGCCAACCACCGGCACGGGTATTGGCCTGGGACTGACCACCCTGCTGTTGCTGGGCCCGCAAAATGTCGGAATCGGGCAAAACAGTGCCATTCAATGGTTCGAGTTTGCCGGTGCGTATATCAGTGCAGCCGCGATGGCGCTCAGCGTGTACGCCTTGATCTTCCCGTTCAGGCCCGACTTGCGGATACGCCGGCTGTTCAATGAAAGCTGCGAGCAGGTCTACGCTTTGTTGAAGACGCCGGCCACCGATGAACAGCAATTTGCGTTTGAAAGCCGCATGGTCGATCGCCTGACCATGATGCTGGGACTATTGCCGGCGACCAACGAAAAACATTCCCGCGAGCTGTTCGAAGTCAGCCTCGGGTGCATGGCACTGGGGGTGGCTTTGAACCAGCTCAGGCAACAGGGGCGAAGCAATACGTTGCTGAGTACCGAACAACAAAACCGTTTGCTGGCGGCTGTCCGTGAGACAGGACAATTGATTGCCGGGCGGCCCGGGATCGACCCTGAGCGGTTGCTCGGAAACTTGCGTGTGCTGGGCGATGAAATGGACGACCTGCATTTGGACGTTCACGAACATCTATGGTCGGTGTTCCGGATGCGTGTGGCATTGTTGATCGTGGTGTCGTTTCTGGAGCGTCATCGCAAATACTTCCAACCCGCAGACAAGGAAGGAGTGCCGGCCCTTGCCCATTGA
- a CDS encoding DUF1656 domain-containing protein: MPIDLEVGGVYLPPIAQALLLALPIFLLLDWILRRIGVLRFVWHEALFEGALYACVCATLILVMGA, encoded by the coding sequence TTGCCCATTGATCTGGAAGTGGGTGGCGTCTATCTGCCGCCAATCGCCCAGGCCCTGTTGCTGGCCTTGCCGATTTTTCTGCTGTTGGACTGGATCTTGCGCCGCATTGGGGTACTGCGTTTTGTCTGGCATGAAGCCCTGTTCGAAGGCGCGTTGTATGCCTGCGTATGCGCAACACTGATCCTGGTGATGGGAGCCTGA
- a CDS encoding HlyD family secretion protein produces the protein MKTILARLATLAVVLLAIILGWFAWEHYTRAPWTRDARVRADVVTLSADVSGRIVSLNVQDNQHVEKGQLLLEIDPARYTLAVEHARRAVEVAKATLGQSQATIVSSEALLRQRQSEEQRRRTLKQRFAISGEEWEKSSTEVAVAQAEVLRNQANLGLAQANVQLAIAALTQAELDLQRTRVAAPVSGYVTNLLTRQGDYATAGGALLALVDSDSFYISGYFEETKLPRIAEGDRVRVELMSGETFGGTVQSIAFAIADRENSPGSRLLANINPSYTWVKLAQRVPVRIQIDADFIAKNRLRAGTTATVTVMENRDNQATH, from the coding sequence TTGAAGACCATCCTTGCCCGACTCGCGACCCTGGCGGTGGTCCTGCTGGCCATCATCCTCGGCTGGTTCGCCTGGGAGCATTACACCCGTGCCCCCTGGACTCGCGATGCACGGGTGCGCGCCGATGTGGTGACGTTGTCCGCCGATGTCTCGGGGCGCATCGTCAGCCTGAATGTTCAAGACAACCAGCATGTCGAGAAGGGCCAGTTGCTGCTGGAGATCGACCCGGCCCGCTATACGCTGGCGGTGGAGCATGCCAGGCGTGCGGTGGAAGTCGCAAAAGCCACGCTGGGCCAGTCGCAAGCGACGATTGTCTCCAGCGAAGCGCTGCTCAGGCAGCGCCAAAGCGAAGAGCAGCGCCGTCGAACCCTTAAACAGCGCTTCGCGATCTCCGGCGAAGAGTGGGAAAAATCCAGCACCGAAGTGGCGGTGGCGCAGGCGGAGGTGTTGCGCAATCAGGCCAATCTGGGCCTGGCACAAGCCAACGTGCAGTTGGCGATCGCGGCATTGACCCAGGCCGAACTGGACTTGCAGCGCACACGGGTCGCAGCGCCTGTCAGCGGTTATGTGACCAACCTGTTGACGCGTCAGGGGGATTACGCCACGGCCGGAGGGGCGTTGTTGGCTCTGGTGGACAGCGACTCGTTTTATATCAGCGGCTACTTTGAAGAAACCAAGCTGCCGCGAATCGCGGAGGGCGATCGGGTCAGGGTCGAGTTGATGAGCGGTGAAACCTTCGGTGGCACCGTACAAAGCATCGCTTTTGCTATCGCCGACCGCGAGAACTCACCGGGCAGTCGTCTGCTGGCCAACATCAACCCCAGTTACACCTGGGTCAAACTGGCGCAACGGGTGCCGGTGCGGATTCAGATCGACGCCGACTTTATCGCCAAAAACCGCCTGCGTGCCGGGACCACGGCCACGGTGACCGTCATGGAAAACCGGGATAATCAGGCAACCCACTAA
- a CDS encoding efflux transporter outer membrane subunit codes for MSLKAFLPSLLVLALSACAVGPDYKTPATEAANITAATDGSAGQKNFDRARFEGIWWQQFDDPTLNQLVTKSLQGNRDLRVAFARWKAARAIRDDASNDAMPTITSRASSDLAKGQIPGQTTKRVNSERYDLGLDMAWELDLFGRIQRNLESSDAEQQAVEADLYQLQVTMIAELVDAYGQLRGAQLREKIALANLNNQQESRKITESLRDAGVGDQLDVVRADARLASVEASVPQLQAEQVRQRNRIATLLGERPDKLSVDLSPKDLPAIAKALPIGDPGELLQRRPDIRSAERKLAAATARIGVAKADLFPRVSLSGFLGWTAGRGSQIGSSAANAWALGPSITWAAFDLGSVRARLRGADAEAEGALATYEQHVLLALEESENAFSDYGKRQQRLISLIRQSESSRAAADLAQIRYREGTVDFLVLLDAQRERLAAEDTQAQAEVDLYRGIVAIYKALGGGWQPETVASK; via the coding sequence ATGAGCCTGAAAGCCTTCCTGCCGAGCCTGCTGGTACTGGCGCTGAGCGCCTGTGCCGTCGGCCCGGACTACAAAACCCCAGCCACCGAGGCGGCCAACATCACGGCCGCCACCGATGGCAGCGCCGGTCAGAAGAACTTCGACCGCGCCCGTTTCGAAGGCATCTGGTGGCAGCAGTTCGACGATCCGACCCTCAATCAGTTGGTGACGAAATCGCTGCAAGGCAACCGTGATTTGCGCGTGGCCTTCGCCCGCTGGAAAGCGGCCCGGGCGATTCGCGATGACGCCAGCAATGACGCCATGCCGACCATCACCAGCCGCGCGAGCAGTGATCTGGCCAAGGGGCAGATTCCCGGCCAGACCACTAAACGGGTCAACAGCGAACGCTATGACCTGGGTCTGGACATGGCCTGGGAACTGGACCTGTTCGGTCGCATCCAGCGCAACCTGGAATCCAGCGACGCTGAACAGCAGGCGGTCGAAGCCGATCTCTACCAACTGCAAGTCACCATGATTGCCGAACTGGTGGACGCTTATGGCCAACTGCGCGGCGCACAACTGCGGGAAAAGATCGCCCTGGCCAACCTGAACAACCAGCAAGAGTCACGCAAGATCACCGAAAGCCTGCGTGATGCAGGTGTCGGCGATCAACTGGACGTGGTGCGAGCCGATGCGCGCCTGGCGTCTGTCGAAGCCAGCGTGCCGCAACTGCAGGCGGAGCAAGTGCGTCAGCGCAACCGCATCGCCACCCTGTTGGGTGAACGTCCGGACAAACTGAGCGTCGACCTCAGTCCAAAAGACTTGCCGGCGATCGCCAAGGCACTGCCCATTGGTGATCCGGGCGAGCTGTTGCAACGGCGTCCGGACATCCGCAGCGCCGAACGCAAATTGGCGGCTGCCACCGCCCGCATCGGCGTGGCCAAGGCTGATTTGTTCCCTCGGGTGAGCCTCAGCGGTTTTCTTGGCTGGACTGCCGGGCGCGGTTCGCAAATCGGCTCGTCGGCAGCCAACGCCTGGGCGCTGGGCCCAAGCATTACCTGGGCGGCGTTCGACCTGGGCAGCGTGCGGGCCCGTTTGCGCGGCGCCGATGCTGAAGCCGAAGGTGCCCTGGCGACCTATGAGCAGCACGTATTGCTGGCCCTGGAAGAGTCGGAGAACGCCTTCAGTGATTACGGCAAACGTCAGCAGCGCCTGATCTCGCTGATACGCCAAAGCGAATCAAGCCGCGCCGCTGCGGACCTGGCCCAAATTCGTTACCGCGAAGGCACCGTGGACTTCCTCGTCCTGCTCGATGCCCAGCGTGAGCGCCTGGCCGCCGAAGACACCCAGGCCCAGGCCGAAGTCGATTTGTATCGCGGCATCGTCGCGATCTACAAAGCCCTCGGCGGCGGCTGGCAGCCAGAGACAGTCGCCAGCAAGTAA